The Enteractinococcus fodinae genome has a segment encoding these proteins:
- a CDS encoding SDR family oxidoreductase: MSTSTVRNNTVLISGGSRGIGLAIAKRLAEDGANIVLLAKTAEPHPKLPGTVYTAAEEIRAAGGQALPIVGDVREEADVHVAVDAAVEAYGGIDIVINNASAISLDSAEDIEMKRYDLMQDINARGTFLLTRTALPYLQESADPRILSLSPPVNMSPKWLGAAPAYMMAKYGMSLATLGIGAQNDIPATCLWPKTTIQTAAVQYALGGTTMYQRSRTPEVYSDAAYAVLTAKPSRYAGQTVLCEDVLEDAGVTDFAKYSPGVDPADLEKDIFVD, encoded by the coding sequence GTGTCAACTTCTACAGTGCGCAACAATACGGTCTTGATCTCAGGCGGGAGTCGAGGAATCGGCCTCGCCATCGCAAAACGTTTAGCCGAAGACGGTGCCAACATCGTCTTGTTAGCCAAAACCGCAGAACCTCATCCCAAACTGCCCGGTACCGTCTACACCGCCGCCGAAGAAATTCGGGCCGCCGGGGGACAAGCGCTGCCGATCGTCGGGGATGTTCGTGAAGAGGCCGACGTGCACGTTGCCGTGGATGCTGCCGTCGAGGCCTATGGCGGCATCGATATCGTCATTAACAACGCGTCGGCGATCAGCCTGGACTCGGCAGAAGATATCGAGATGAAACGCTATGACCTGATGCAAGACATCAACGCTCGCGGCACCTTCTTGTTGACTCGCACGGCGCTGCCGTACTTGCAGGAATCAGCCGACCCGCGCATTTTGAGTCTGTCGCCACCGGTGAATATGTCGCCAAAGTGGTTGGGTGCAGCCCCGGCCTACATGATGGCCAAATACGGCATGAGCTTAGCGACCCTGGGCATCGGCGCTCAAAACGATATCCCAGCCACCTGCCTATGGCCCAAGACCACCATCCAAACGGCAGCCGTGCAATACGCCTTGGGTGGCACAACGATGTACCAGCGCTCGCGTACCCCTGAGGTTTATTCTGATGCCGCCTATGCGGTGCTGACCGCCAAACCCAGCAGGTACGCGGGCCAAACGGTGTTGTGCGAAGACGTGCTCGAAGACGCCGGGGTAACAGACTTTGCGAAATACTCTCCCGGAGTGGATCCAGCCGATCTCGAAAAAGATATCTTCGTCGACTAG
- a CDS encoding thioredoxin family protein, protein MKLKNAGLETAMQQLTLETLAETVQEHATVIVDFWAPWCTTCARFSPIYSDVATQFDDVLFATVNTDEQQDLAAIMGIRSLPTLVAFRHGKHVFAKSGVTTRRQLAQIVDQIRSLEPQQDASGPDTQ, encoded by the coding sequence GTGAAGTTGAAGAACGCCGGATTGGAGACAGCGATGCAGCAGCTCACGCTGGAAACCCTCGCAGAAACGGTCCAAGAACATGCCACAGTGATCGTCGATTTCTGGGCACCCTGGTGCACCACGTGTGCACGATTTAGTCCGATCTATTCTGACGTGGCGACCCAGTTCGACGACGTGCTGTTTGCGACGGTGAACACCGATGAGCAACAGGACCTGGCGGCCATTATGGGTATCCGGTCCCTGCCCACCCTGGTGGCCTTTCGCCACGGTAAACATGTCTTCGCCAAATCCGGGGTCACCACGCGGCGCCAGTTGGCCCAGATCGTCGATCAGATCCGCAGTCTTGAACCGCAGCAGGACGCATCGGGACCCGACACCCAGTAG
- a CDS encoding heavy metal translocating P-type ATPase — translation MTHHHHEHHGTHDTHDHHAPDHDDSHAGHAHHGHGDHGDHVAQFRSLFWINLLLGIPVVAFSPMFGHLLGYTVPEWGIWVAAALGTVMYVWGGRPFLTGAVEEIRARAPGMMLLISLGISVAFFASWAATLGLVGQDLEFWWELALLVVIMLLGHWIEMRSIEQTTSALDSLAALLPDEAERVEDGEIVTVSPEDLKVDDIVLVRPGASVPADGQIVEGQAAIDESMITGESRPVTRHVGDGVTAGTVATDSGLRIRVTATGDDTALAGINQLVAEAQASSSRAQRLADRAAALLFWYALGAAVITAIVWMIVGGPDEAIVRVVTVLVIACPHALGLAIPLVVSIATERAARGGVLIKDRLALESMRQVDTVLFDKTGTLTKGDPVVTAIEATEDLTANGVLALAASAESASEHPLAKAIVGAAEQRGLEPFPLTDFSSSPAVGVTATVQGQTIRVGGPYMLQELGQDELPIAQEWRHEGAIILHVARDGVVIGALKLADEIRSESYEAVAALHRLGVEVVMITGDAEAVAHQVADELKIDRVFAGVRPEDKAAKVVQLQDEGKTVAMVGDGVNDAPALAQANVGIAIGAGTDVAIASAGVILASSDPRSVLSVIELSRATYRKMKQNLWWAAGYNLLAVPLAAGILAPIGFVLPMSVGAILMSLSTVVVALNAQLLRRIDLRPEASTRAILESTSA, via the coding sequence ATGACTCACCATCACCACGAGCACCACGGCACACATGACACGCACGATCACCATGCGCCGGACCACGATGACAGCCATGCCGGCCATGCTCATCACGGCCACGGGGATCATGGCGATCACGTCGCCCAGTTCCGGTCGCTATTCTGGATTAATCTGCTCCTGGGGATCCCCGTGGTGGCATTTTCTCCCATGTTTGGGCATCTTCTGGGATACACGGTGCCTGAATGGGGAATCTGGGTTGCCGCGGCGTTAGGCACGGTGATGTATGTCTGGGGTGGGCGCCCTTTCCTGACCGGGGCAGTCGAGGAAATTCGTGCCCGCGCCCCCGGCATGATGTTGCTCATCTCATTGGGTATCAGCGTGGCCTTCTTCGCTTCGTGGGCCGCCACCCTGGGGCTGGTCGGGCAGGATCTCGAGTTCTGGTGGGAGCTGGCACTACTTGTTGTCATTATGTTGTTGGGCCACTGGATTGAGATGCGCTCGATCGAACAAACGACCTCTGCTCTCGACTCTTTGGCAGCTTTATTGCCCGATGAAGCAGAACGCGTTGAAGACGGCGAGATCGTCACGGTCAGTCCCGAGGATTTGAAAGTCGATGACATCGTCCTGGTCCGCCCCGGGGCAAGCGTGCCTGCCGATGGTCAGATAGTTGAAGGTCAGGCGGCTATTGATGAATCGATGATTACTGGCGAATCGCGCCCGGTGACCCGTCACGTAGGAGACGGTGTCACGGCCGGAACAGTCGCCACGGATTCCGGACTTCGGATCCGGGTCACAGCGACCGGAGATGATACCGCACTTGCCGGCATTAACCAGCTGGTTGCAGAAGCTCAAGCATCATCATCGCGTGCCCAACGACTGGCAGATCGGGCCGCAGCATTGCTGTTCTGGTACGCACTGGGTGCCGCTGTCATCACAGCGATCGTGTGGATGATAGTGGGTGGACCCGACGAAGCAATCGTCAGGGTTGTAACGGTCTTGGTGATCGCATGTCCCCACGCTTTGGGCTTGGCTATCCCGTTGGTGGTTTCCATCGCCACTGAGCGTGCAGCCCGTGGGGGAGTGCTCATCAAAGATCGCTTGGCATTGGAGTCCATGCGCCAGGTCGACACTGTGCTGTTCGATAAAACCGGTACCTTGACCAAAGGCGACCCTGTGGTCACCGCCATTGAGGCCACCGAGGATTTGACCGCCAATGGGGTGCTCGCGCTGGCCGCCTCTGCCGAATCTGCCAGTGAACACCCGCTTGCCAAAGCCATCGTCGGGGCAGCTGAGCAACGCGGACTCGAGCCTTTCCCACTGACTGATTTCTCCTCCTCCCCGGCAGTCGGAGTGACCGCTACCGTGCAGGGCCAAACCATCCGCGTGGGCGGCCCGTACATGTTGCAAGAGCTCGGCCAGGACGAGCTGCCGATTGCCCAGGAGTGGCGACACGAAGGCGCCATCATCTTGCACGTCGCGCGTGACGGGGTCGTCATTGGTGCGCTCAAACTGGCAGATGAAATTCGATCAGAGTCCTATGAGGCGGTTGCAGCCCTGCACCGACTGGGTGTCGAAGTTGTGATGATCACCGGTGATGCCGAAGCAGTCGCGCATCAAGTAGCAGACGAATTGAAGATTGATCGAGTCTTTGCCGGGGTTCGTCCCGAAGATAAAGCAGCCAAAGTCGTACAACTACAAGACGAGGGCAAGACCGTGGCGATGGTCGGTGATGGAGTCAACGACGCCCCAGCACTAGCTCAAGCAAATGTCGGCATCGCCATCGGCGCCGGCACAGATGTCGCCATCGCCTCCGCCGGCGTGATCCTGGCTAGTTCCGATCCTCGGTCGGTCTTATCAGTGATTGAGTTGTCCCGCGCGACGTACCGGAAGATGAAACAAAACCTCTGGTGGGCTGCCGGCTACAACCTCTTGGCGGTTCCGCTGGCGGCTGGCATCTTGGCCCCGATAGGGTTCGTGCTCCCGATGTCGGTGGGGGCCATCTTGATGTCACTGTCGACCGTGGTGGTGGCGCTGAACGCACAGCTGCTTCGTCGCATTGATCTGAGACCGGAAGCCAGCACCCGCGCAATCTTAGAGAGCACGTCGGCCTGA
- a CDS encoding LysR family transcriptional regulator, whose protein sequence is MNLEQLQSFLAVAETGHFTKAAADLHLAQPTLSRQISTLEAELGTTLFNRARGNISLTAAGEALLPVASRMLADADYIRVQMQELAGLHQGRVRLGAPPSMCVSVVAEVIGPYHRQYPGVELQLRESGSRQLLNELVGGTIDLALVVASDHDPGATGALEHIPLLVEELVVISSDQQYLEGYDQELTLSQLAGIPQIVFSQSYDLRATTMDAYRQQGLTPNVVLEGAEMDAVLRFVERGLGVAVVPATVLVDRPGFSSRRLTEPSLKRTISLAHRKDAQLGRAAEVMHDLIASTVHELAEQSPAIRSLVD, encoded by the coding sequence ATGAATCTCGAACAGTTGCAGAGTTTTCTCGCGGTCGCTGAAACCGGGCATTTCACCAAGGCAGCAGCCGATCTTCACCTCGCCCAACCGACATTGAGTCGACAAATCTCGACGTTGGAGGCTGAGTTGGGGACCACGTTATTCAACCGCGCCCGGGGCAATATTTCGCTCACGGCAGCTGGGGAAGCTTTGTTGCCGGTGGCGTCCCGCATGTTGGCAGATGCCGACTATATCCGCGTGCAAATGCAAGAACTGGCAGGTTTGCATCAGGGGCGCGTGCGGCTTGGGGCTCCCCCAAGTATGTGCGTCTCAGTGGTTGCTGAAGTCATTGGCCCTTATCACCGTCAGTACCCGGGAGTGGAGCTCCAACTACGCGAGTCAGGGTCTCGTCAGCTGCTCAACGAGTTGGTCGGCGGCACGATAGATTTGGCGCTGGTTGTTGCCTCGGACCATGATCCTGGTGCAACCGGGGCTTTAGAGCACATTCCATTGCTGGTCGAAGAGTTGGTGGTGATCTCCTCCGACCAGCAGTACTTGGAAGGCTACGACCAAGAGCTGACCTTGAGCCAGTTGGCGGGGATCCCTCAAATTGTGTTTTCCCAAAGTTATGACTTGCGTGCGACCACCATGGACGCTTATCGGCAACAGGGCCTCACCCCCAACGTGGTATTAGAGGGTGCTGAGATGGATGCGGTCTTACGGTTCGTCGAGCGCGGTCTTGGTGTTGCCGTCGTGCCAGCCACGGTGTTGGTCGATCGCCCCGGGTTCTCTTCCCGACGCCTTACTGAACCATCGCTGAAGCGCACTATTTCGCTGGCCCATCGCAAAGACGCCCAGTTGGGTAGAGCAGCTGAGGTAATGCATGATTTGATTGCTTCGACCGTCCATGAGCTTGCTGAGCAGAGCCCAGCGATTCGCTCACTCGTCGACTGA
- a CDS encoding FAD-binding protein: protein MMKRNHQEQQISTSVLVIGTGGSGLRSAIELAERGVAVTAVGKRPRHDAHTALAAGGINAPLGTMDADDSWQQHAADTIKESYYLADPRTVEIVTKGAAEGIADLERYGMGFAREKDGRISQRFFGAHTFRRTAFAGDYTGLEIQRSLVEHSERLEIPILDTVYITDILTTDNQVFGAYGFDLHNGTRYLIHADAIILAAGGHNRIWRRTSSRRDENTGDSFRLAVEAGARLRDPELVQFHPSGIIEPEHAAGTLISEAARGEGGILRNALGERFMERYDPERMELSTRDRVALAAYTEIQEGRGTENGGVWLDISHLPRQTIMERLPRVYQTMIEVQMLDITREPIEIAPTAHYSMGGVWVHPEDHSTDVEGLYAIGEASSGLHGANRLGGNSLIELLVFGRIVGQAAAEYSVNLEAQTRSADAVDAARGELDRLLAADGPENVRALQRAIRNMMTDHAGVVRSEDGLKEGLGQLDDIETRMEDLGIHPDIAGFQDLAHAYDLKSSALSARATLEAALERRETRGAHNRSDYPDLDPELQVNLVWSPATGVSREAIAPVPDEISELIREVSTEGKLVE, encoded by the coding sequence ATGATGAAACGAAACCACCAAGAACAACAGATTTCTACCAGTGTGCTGGTCATCGGCACCGGCGGTTCAGGACTGCGATCCGCAATCGAACTCGCCGAACGAGGCGTCGCGGTCACTGCAGTTGGTAAGCGTCCACGCCATGATGCCCACACCGCGCTCGCAGCCGGTGGCATCAATGCGCCCTTGGGGACCATGGATGCTGACGATAGCTGGCAGCAACACGCCGCAGACACCATTAAAGAAAGCTACTACCTGGCCGACCCACGGACCGTCGAAATCGTCACCAAAGGCGCAGCCGAAGGTATCGCTGATCTAGAACGCTATGGCATGGGCTTTGCTCGCGAAAAAGACGGCCGCATTTCACAGCGCTTCTTCGGAGCCCATACGTTCCGTCGGACGGCCTTCGCTGGAGACTACACCGGTCTGGAAATTCAGCGCAGCCTGGTCGAACACAGTGAACGTCTAGAGATTCCTATTCTCGATACCGTCTACATCACCGATATCTTGACTACCGATAACCAAGTGTTCGGTGCCTACGGTTTCGACCTCCACAACGGAACCCGGTATCTCATCCATGCGGACGCCATCATCCTGGCTGCCGGTGGCCATAACCGGATCTGGCGACGCACCTCATCCAGACGAGATGAAAACACCGGCGACTCGTTTCGGCTGGCAGTCGAAGCCGGAGCAAGACTTCGCGACCCAGAGCTCGTGCAATTCCATCCCTCCGGCATCATCGAACCCGAACACGCTGCCGGGACGTTGATCTCTGAGGCCGCTCGAGGTGAAGGCGGCATTCTGCGCAATGCCCTCGGTGAGCGTTTCATGGAACGCTACGACCCAGAACGCATGGAACTGTCCACCCGCGACCGGGTTGCCCTGGCCGCTTATACGGAAATCCAAGAAGGGCGTGGCACTGAAAACGGGGGAGTATGGCTCGATATTTCCCACCTACCGCGCCAGACCATCATGGAACGACTCCCACGCGTGTACCAGACCATGATCGAAGTACAAATGCTCGATATCACCCGCGAACCCATCGAGATCGCACCGACCGCGCACTATTCCATGGGCGGAGTCTGGGTGCATCCCGAAGACCACTCAACCGATGTTGAAGGACTGTATGCAATTGGTGAAGCATCCAGTGGCTTGCACGGTGCAAACCGGCTGGGCGGCAACTCACTGATTGAACTGCTCGTGTTCGGGCGAATCGTGGGACAAGCCGCCGCCGAGTATTCGGTGAACCTGGAAGCCCAGACGCGATCCGCCGATGCGGTCGACGCCGCACGGGGTGAGCTTGACCGGCTCCTTGCCGCAGATGGACCAGAAAACGTCCGAGCACTCCAACGCGCCATCCGAAATATGATGACCGACCACGCGGGTGTTGTGCGGTCTGAAGATGGACTCAAGGAAGGCCTAGGCCAGCTCGATGATATTGAGACTCGCATGGAAGATCTCGGCATTCATCCGGATATCGCCGGGTTCCAAGATTTGGCCCACGCCTATGACCTGAAATCTTCTGCGCTGTCTGCACGGGCCACGCTCGAAGCAGCCCTTGAACGACGCGAAACTCGTGGCGCACATAACCGCAGCGACTACCCCGACTTAGATCCAGAGCTGCAGGTCAATCTGGTCTGGTCACCTGCAACCGGTGTTAGCCGCGAAGCAATCGCTCCAGTCCCGGATGAGATCAGCGAGCTCATCCGTGAAGTCAGCACCGAAGGCAAACTCGTCGAATAA
- the ychF gene encoding redox-regulated ATPase YchF, translating to MSLSIGFVGLPNVGKSTLFNAITRQTVLAANYPFATIEPNVGIVNLPDERLDKLAEIFGSQKILPATVSFVDIAGIVKGASEGEGLGNQFLANIRESSAIAQVVRVFEDSDVMHVDGKIDPASDMETINTELILADMQTLERAIPRVEKEVKGKKTDKEVLDAMQAAQTVLERGDTIFSSIDSDKLDMDNLQELNLLTAKPFIYVFNSDDAVLSDEAKQQELRDMVAPARAVFLDAQFESELVELSEEEAQEMLEMAGREESGMDQLARVGFETLGLQTYLTAGPKEARAWTIRVGDTAPEAAGVIHTDFQRGFIRAEVVSFEDLVAAGSMAEAKAQGKVRLEGKDYLMQDGDVVEFRFNV from the coding sequence GTGTCTTTATCAATAGGTTTTGTCGGACTGCCCAACGTCGGTAAGTCAACGTTATTTAATGCCATCACTCGTCAGACGGTTCTCGCAGCGAACTACCCGTTCGCGACAATCGAACCCAACGTCGGGATCGTTAATCTCCCGGATGAGCGCTTAGACAAGCTCGCAGAAATTTTTGGTTCCCAGAAAATCCTGCCGGCCACCGTCTCGTTCGTGGATATCGCGGGCATTGTGAAAGGCGCATCCGAAGGGGAAGGCCTCGGCAACCAGTTCTTAGCTAACATTCGCGAATCTTCCGCTATCGCCCAGGTCGTTCGCGTCTTCGAAGACTCCGACGTGATGCACGTTGACGGGAAGATTGATCCGGCCTCCGATATGGAGACCATCAATACCGAACTGATCCTGGCAGATATGCAGACCTTAGAGCGCGCGATCCCGCGCGTTGAAAAAGAGGTCAAAGGTAAGAAGACCGATAAAGAGGTCTTGGACGCAATGCAGGCAGCGCAAACCGTCCTGGAGCGTGGCGACACCATCTTCTCGTCTATCGACTCGGACAAGCTAGACATGGACAATCTGCAGGAGCTCAACCTCCTGACCGCCAAGCCATTCATCTACGTCTTTAACTCAGACGACGCCGTACTTTCGGATGAAGCCAAGCAACAAGAACTCCGCGACATGGTGGCGCCGGCCCGCGCGGTATTCCTCGACGCGCAGTTCGAATCTGAACTTGTAGAGCTGTCTGAAGAAGAAGCCCAAGAGATGCTTGAGATGGCCGGCCGCGAGGAGTCCGGGATGGATCAGCTTGCACGCGTTGGCTTTGAAACGCTAGGTCTACAGACCTACCTGACCGCAGGACCGAAAGAAGCCCGCGCGTGGACCATCCGCGTCGGCGACACCGCACCGGAAGCCGCAGGAGTCATCCACACTGACTTCCAGCGCGGCTTTATCCGTGCTGAAGTCGTTTCCTTCGAGGATCTCGTGGCTGCCGGTTCAATGGCTGAAGCCAAAGCACAGGGCAAAGTACGCCTGGAAGGCAAGGACTACCTGATGCAAGATGGCGACGTTGTTGAGTTTCGGTTTAATGTTTAA
- a CDS encoding SCO1664 family protein, whose protein sequence is MPDQNLLTAELELTGRITTASNATFLGNIGEVSVVYKPIAGEKPLWDFPHATLAHREVAAFLVSEALGWNLVPRTWLRDGRFGEGMVQLWQETDPTQHAVNLVPTHQLPTTGWKTVLHGQDGDGEQVTLLHEDSPELRRMAIFDALINNADRKGDHVLAMLDGHQYGVDHGLSFHHEPKLRTVLWGWVGEPLTDAELDGIHQLNQALSGELGQELATLLSSNELSALASRCTDLRRTGQFPAPSGHMPAIPWPLF, encoded by the coding sequence ATGCCCGACCAAAATCTGCTCACCGCCGAGCTGGAACTCACCGGCCGCATCACCACAGCGTCAAATGCGACTTTCTTGGGGAATATCGGTGAAGTAAGCGTCGTCTACAAGCCGATAGCTGGCGAAAAACCACTATGGGATTTTCCGCACGCCACCTTAGCCCACCGGGAAGTAGCCGCCTTTCTCGTATCCGAGGCCCTCGGCTGGAACTTGGTGCCGCGCACGTGGCTGCGCGATGGTCGTTTCGGAGAAGGCATGGTGCAACTGTGGCAGGAGACAGATCCCACACAGCATGCAGTAAACCTGGTGCCTACCCACCAACTGCCGACCACGGGCTGGAAGACCGTTCTGCACGGACAGGATGGGGACGGGGAACAGGTCACACTGCTGCACGAAGACAGCCCGGAGCTACGACGCATGGCGATATTCGACGCTCTAATCAACAACGCCGATCGAAAAGGCGACCATGTTCTCGCCATGCTCGATGGACACCAGTACGGCGTGGACCATGGGTTGAGCTTTCATCATGAACCTAAACTCCGCACCGTGCTCTGGGGGTGGGTAGGCGAGCCACTGACCGATGCAGAATTGGACGGGATCCATCAGCTAAACCAAGCGTTATCCGGTGAGCTTGGCCAAGAGCTAGCCACACTTCTAAGTTCCAACGAACTTTCCGCCCTAGCGAGCCGCTGCACCGACTTACGCCGAACCGGGCAGTTCCCTGCACCCAGCGGCCATATGCCTGCGATTCCTTGGCCGCTGTTCTAA
- a CDS encoding DUF3090 domain-containing protein translates to MPTTVHEFNWPDRVVIGTIGKPGERTFYLQARAGAQLASIALEKQQAALLAEMIDKILDELSSIEGNPHSVPTHTPVELVDNEPLEDVVELFRVGNMNLGWDPSTAQVVLEAFALNDSDIDNELAQQNPTSNEMLRVRMPVGMARTFAKRSDEIVAAGRPICANCGHPIDPDGHTCAEPEL, encoded by the coding sequence ATGCCCACAACAGTCCACGAGTTTAATTGGCCCGATCGCGTCGTCATTGGAACCATCGGCAAGCCGGGTGAACGCACGTTCTATTTGCAGGCACGCGCCGGAGCCCAGCTGGCTAGTATTGCCCTCGAGAAACAGCAGGCGGCGCTACTCGCAGAAATGATCGACAAGATTCTTGATGAACTGAGCTCCATTGAAGGGAACCCACACAGCGTTCCAACGCATACCCCCGTGGAACTGGTCGATAATGAACCCTTAGAAGATGTTGTCGAACTCTTCCGGGTGGGCAACATGAACCTAGGCTGGGATCCCAGCACAGCACAGGTTGTGCTCGAAGCCTTTGCCCTAAATGATTCCGATATCGACAATGAACTCGCACAGCAAAATCCAACTTCGAATGAAATGCTGCGGGTGCGGATGCCGGTCGGTATGGCCCGCACTTTTGCCAAACGGAGCGATGAAATAGTGGCAGCAGGGCGACCAATTTGCGCCAACTGCGGTCACCCCATTGACCCCGACGGCCACACCTGCGCCGAACCCGAACTGTAA
- a CDS encoding MSMEG_4193 family putative phosphomutase: MATVILVRHGRTTANATGVLAGRSPGVRLDETGHKQAAHTAERLAAVPLVGVVSSPLERCLQTAEAVLQRQAQTSELLTDSGLNECDYGSWQGGTLTELAKEELWSQVQSHPSGVTFPGGETMAGMQVRAVSAIRRYDAAFETEHGKRAVWVAVSHGDIIKSILADALGMHLDLFQRLSVGPASASIVHYGTGSPRVYGINTEAGDLSWLAPGLDTSEAPVGGGAGHQAS; the protein is encoded by the coding sequence ATGGCCACAGTTATTCTCGTGCGGCACGGCCGCACGACAGCGAACGCCACCGGAGTGTTAGCAGGCCGGTCCCCTGGGGTCAGACTCGATGAAACCGGACACAAGCAGGCAGCGCACACCGCGGAACGCTTGGCGGCAGTACCCCTAGTTGGCGTGGTTTCCAGCCCGTTGGAGCGCTGCCTACAAACTGCCGAGGCCGTGCTGCAACGCCAGGCACAAACATCCGAGCTGCTCACGGATTCGGGTTTGAACGAATGCGATTATGGGTCCTGGCAAGGCGGTACCCTCACCGAGCTGGCCAAGGAAGAACTTTGGTCGCAGGTGCAGTCACACCCTTCGGGAGTGACTTTTCCAGGTGGGGAAACCATGGCGGGAATGCAGGTCCGAGCAGTGTCAGCCATTCGGCGTTACGACGCAGCCTTCGAAACAGAACATGGAAAACGCGCGGTGTGGGTTGCGGTCAGCCACGGGGACATCATCAAGTCCATCCTGGCTGATGCGTTAGGAATGCACCTGGATCTCTTTCAGCGTCTGAGTGTAGGACCAGCCTCCGCATCGATTGTGCATTACGGTACAGGCAGCCCGCGGGTGTACGGCATAAACACTGAAGCCGGAGATCTCTCCTGGCTCGCTCCGGGCCTGGACACTTCCGAAGCCCCGGTAGGCGGCGGAGCAGGCCACCAAGCATCATGA
- a CDS encoding HigA family addiction module antitoxin — MTTTEKIPPIHPGEVLMEDFITGFGITQNKLAVSIGVPSRRINEIVHGKRGITADTALRLGKYFGTSAEFWLNLQSHYELSRAEDRAREQIAAIIPLEPQKDGRAPGE, encoded by the coding sequence TTGACTACCACTGAGAAGATCCCTCCGATTCACCCGGGTGAGGTACTCATGGAGGACTTCATAACGGGATTCGGGATTACTCAGAATAAGCTCGCTGTGTCGATCGGTGTACCGTCACGGCGCATCAACGAAATCGTTCATGGCAAACGCGGCATCACAGCGGATACCGCTTTGCGGCTTGGGAAGTACTTCGGCACCTCAGCCGAGTTTTGGCTTAACCTTCAAAGCCATTATGAGCTGAGTCGCGCAGAGGACCGTGCAAGGGAGCAGATTGCTGCCATTATCCCCTTGGAACCGCAAAAGGATGGGCGCGCTCCCGGTGAGTGA
- a CDS encoding YtoQ family protein, which produces MTFNVYLSGEIHTDWRDEIQRGAEAAGLDVEFTAPVTDHPASDAAGDHLGEAESQFWRDHQSAKVNAIRTRTLIEQSDMVVVRFGDQYKQWNAAFDAGYCAALGKPYVTLHDEDIVHPLKEVDAEAQAWCTTTDQVVETLRYVLKA; this is translated from the coding sequence ATGACTTTTAACGTATATCTGTCTGGTGAAATCCACACCGATTGGCGTGACGAAATCCAACGTGGCGCTGAGGCCGCAGGGCTGGACGTTGAATTCACCGCCCCGGTGACTGATCACCCCGCAAGCGACGCCGCCGGCGACCACCTGGGTGAGGCAGAGAGTCAATTCTGGCGTGACCACCAGTCCGCGAAAGTCAATGCGATTCGCACTCGAACCCTGATTGAGCAAAGCGACATGGTCGTAGTGCGCTTCGGGGACCAATATAAGCAGTGGAATGCCGCGTTTGACGCGGGTTACTGCGCCGCGTTGGGTAAGCCCTACGTCACTCTGCACGACGAAGACATCGTTCATCCGCTCAAGGAAGTCGACGCCGAGGCTCAGGCCTGGTGCACCACAACCGACCAAGTAGTTGAGACCCTGCGCTACGTCCTCAAAGCGTGA
- a CDS encoding OsmC family peroxiredoxin has protein sequence MPRPITSSGKAVWNGDLQSGSGTTSLETSQLGTFPTHWKARAEESEQGTTSPEELIGAALATCYSMQFSNMLAENGTPPTTIESTANVTFNAGEGGITGIELVNNSTIEGIEDADFQRLAAEAKESCPVSKALQGVEITLNATLS, from the coding sequence ATGCCACGTCCCATCACCAGCTCAGGCAAAGCCGTCTGGAACGGCGATCTACAATCCGGCAGCGGCACGACAAGTCTAGAAACGTCCCAGCTCGGCACGTTTCCAACGCACTGGAAAGCTCGCGCTGAGGAATCCGAGCAGGGCACGACCTCGCCCGAGGAGCTTATTGGTGCCGCCCTAGCGACCTGTTATTCTATGCAGTTTTCGAACATGCTCGCCGAAAATGGCACGCCCCCAACGACTATCGAGAGTACTGCGAACGTCACTTTCAACGCTGGGGAAGGCGGCATTACGGGCATCGAGTTGGTCAACAACTCGACTATCGAAGGTATCGAGGACGCCGACTTTCAGCGTCTAGCAGCCGAAGCGAAGGAGAGCTGCCCCGTCTCAAAAGCGCTCCAGGGTGTCGAGATCACTTTGAACGCGACGTTGTCCTAA